The sequence AAAAATAAAGGCTGTGCAGTCCTTCGCACAACGAAGCGCCGGTGAAGCCGTCGTTGCTATGGGTTCCAGCATGGCGGCCGAGCCAGCTCAGATGCGATACGGCGCAAATTTTACATATACACagggtgtcttcttttttttttagctgcacgaaATTCTttaaattagaaaaaatataaatcactgtaacgttatgtttaccattcgagtgtacggattggcagcctctagatacagagcaatttgcgcacttacgtgcgtaattagcgaagttgCGGAacttaactttctaattatcaacattaggtggctacagcaaatgggTACTCTGAAGCTCGTCCTCGACAGTACCTATCCCAACGATTAAATTTTGAATAGTGGATTTCAcgtgggagctacgcgaacaattagttccccttggcaggtTTCTTGAAACCGAAgctggctggaaaaagagcgtctgtgtcgtcgatgtcaACGCAgcctcgcacccccccccccccccccccccatgttttTTCACGTCTCggcggcgttggcctagcgcttcaataCCCGCAGtccgccaaatttacttcgtcatttcGTTGGGCGCCCCGTGTCCACTTCCACCGACGAAATACCGTATCAGGGGCCCAAGGGAATGAGGAAGGAAATTTGGCGGCCTGCCCGCACTCAAGCGATAGGCCAGCGTCGCATACAGCATGGAGATAACCCAAGCTGCTCGCGGCGAGCAAGAACGGCGGTGACGTCAGAGTCAaaacaaggagggggggggggggcgacatcgacgacacagacgctcttttttcAGGAAGTTTTGCTTTCAAGAAacctgccaaggggaactaaaTGTTCGCTTAGCTCCCACGTGAAATCCGCCATTCAAAATTTAATCGCTGGGATAGGTACTGTCGAGGACGGGCTTCAAAgaactcatttgctgtagccacctactGTTGAtcattagaaagttaattaccgtaaccTCGTTAATTATGCACTTAATTGCGGGAATTGTTCTGCATCTAGAGGCTCCCAATCCGTACGCTCGAAGAGTAAACATAACGTTACCCCGATTTATCATGTCCTAAATTTAAAaacttggtgcagctaaaaaaacaccctgtacataAAACATGCAGTAAAAAAACCTAATGGAgagtaaagagaaaaaaaacgcagCCGCCCCCGGGAGGGctcgaacctccaacctttcggttaacagccgaacgcgctagccgattgcgccacggaggcttttttttttttttttttctttattcacaaaatgacatacatacataaaaacccgTTGGGCTACTTGGACCAACgtgacaagctaaaatttcttgaaattcactaattcatcaaGAATACCCAACCAGTCAGGCGGATCTGCCTGTACACGATAAATCTCGCGTATGAAGATAATGCTTTCAACAAAGTTTTCTCGTGCTGAGCGCGCATTCACATCGGCGTGCGTTACCGCCATCCGTGTCTTCCAAAGACTATGGAGGCCCAAGAGCATTATCATGTCGTACGGAAAGCCCTGATGGCTGTCTACCGGCAGAAAACGTATACCCTGTGCTGTTATcggcagttcctttttaagagttctttgcaagacgtcccaataaaaaattgcatcccagcactcaatgaaagcgtgctcaatggtctccggcttgttacatagcgcacagtttgtggtccatggtacaaatattcctttgtcggctatccatgttttgaccggaagggtagatgtatgcaatttaaagaagaacgactttacgcttgctctcactggcatccttttaactctttttaaaacatcttgtcctgggcctccatagtatttcattcggtacaatggcactggcatcataacttcaactaaatccttgtaaagtttctttcttgttactgTGCTCAGGTACTGAAGGGAAAACCGAGCTTTTAATATTCGAAGGGAGTCGACTACCTCTCGCAAGTAGCCTTTAAGCCGATAGTGTACAGGCTGTGCACTAGACACAATAAATTCAGGCAAAACGCTTTTCAAACGGATCTGGATCATCGACCGCAAGAATGAATCACTTTGATCTCGTAAGAAGACAAAACGAGAAACAATCTGTCGTAAGAACAAATGCGACAATCCTAGACCACCATCTCGAACAGGACGAAACAAGTTGGTACGGCTGACCCTTTCCCAAGTGGAACCCCAgataaaaacagcaaatactctgtgtattttctgtacattcacacgggtcatcgacaaaaattggaggacataccacactttggcaattaaaaacaaattacaaaccGTTGCCCTTGCAAACATTGACAAATCACGACCCTGCTATCCTCCGGTTTTCTCTTTTACGCGCGACGTCTCTTCCTCCCAGTACTGCGCGGCACTCTCGTAGTGCTCAAGCGGTACCCCCAAATATTTCGTAGGAGACACGGACCATTGTAAATTGGCAAAGACAGACGGTGTGTTGTCCCAACTTCCGTGCCAAAATCCGATGCTCTTGTCCCAATTGATCTCGCATCCGGTTTGCCTGCAATATCTTTTAGCATCGCTTATCGTCTCTAGTACACTTTGGCGATCTGTACAAAAGATTGCGACGTCATCAGCATATGCAAGCACTTTAACATGGGACGATTCAAGCTTATAACCATTGATTTTTTCGTTACTTATTAGAGATAAACAGAAAGGTTCTAAATAAATTGCAAAGAGCAGCGGTGACAATGGACAACCTTGCCTCACTGATGATCTGAGTTTAATGTTCTCAGTTAGTGTCTTATTCAGCACGATATTTACTATGCAGTCATTGTATATCATTTTTAGACCATCGAGTATAACTGTGCCTATGTTAACGTGTTCAAGGATACAAAAAAAGAGCTTCATGCGACacacgatcaaatgcctttgctAAGTCCAGCTGCAACATAGCGACCCGTCCGCCAAAAATGTCACAGCACTCAAGAATACTACGGGCTACATGCACATTTGTAGAGATAGAGCGACCTTTTATGCCACATGTCTGGTGTGGTCCGACTAGAAATAGGACGCCGCACGGGAACGAGTAAAAACGGCGTTACATTACTGCCCAAGCATTTGACAAAAACCGATCTTGTGGACAGCTATTGTTTATTAAACACATGCCCGGGCCCGTCCCGAGCCCGAAAGTGCCGTACACTGTCCCGCCAAATCACGGCCCCGTGATTTCAGACCTGACCTCTTCCAGGCCCGGGCCCGAAACGCTGAACAATGATTGCACCTGAGTCTATAAACTTGGCTTGGATGTAACTTTAAATGAGCTTGTCTGGTGATTTCCAGAATACTATAATACACTGCAACTAGAGACTATTTTAGATCCATTAAATAGAAATGGGTTACGCGCAGGAGTAGCGTTCACGTGCAACTGTACATGGTGGTTTCTTTATAGCTGCACCAAATATTTAAAGATTGGCTGTGGGATATCGAACAATTCTAACCCATCATTTCAATTAAACCATAAAGCGGATATTACTTCTAGGAGAAATAAAAATACTTAATCTAATAAATTACATAATTAAACGCGAATTACGCgaattaactttttaattcaTTACACTAGTGCGCATATTTCAATCTTCGAATTGTAGCCTGTTagtatgcaaggcatatcgacttggaacaaattctcaggatgacagcgGTTGCGAGATATGCCCTGTCAACCTTGCGGTAAAATGCCCGGTTGTTCGTCTTACTTTATTAAGAAAACGCCATTGTTTGCATTGCAACAgaaaagtaattggaacgccaatgcatatcGTGGAACGCCAAAAACTATAATCTTGATATTGACGCAGTCTTGAGAATCCGTTTCAAGCCGATATACCTAgcatactcactagctacaatatGTAGATTTTGTGCCGCAATGCATTTACAATAATTAGCGTGATAACGTTAATTATTCAAataggcattttgatttctcgtagaagttaTAACCGCTTCTTCGAGTAATTTCGACAATgcaggaaggaaaaagttaggagatagcattacgtcacgcaaccagcCTTGCCAGGCCGTAACGCCAGTCTCTCTGCTCAgcgtcggcccaacacgtgacctcttgcacccagatcacggagcaagaatctaGATTTTCCGACATGGAGGCACTTTTCCCTTCCTCCATGCGAATGGGTTCGCAAAAAAAATATCAACCGAGACTACTAAAACCTACCGGCCGCTCTAGCCATGCTCTGAAGTTTTCACCACGTGATGGGACGACGCTCTTcccttcaatcgcgttgcgcaaTGCTCCCTGCTAAgccttttccttcctccgtgatttAGATCAAGGGTCAGAATTCTGCTATTAGCCACAGGCAATTTTCTTGAAACTTGGTGCAGccaataaaaaaattcagtcgCCATCACGgccctgcgaaagcggatgtccagcgGAGCTGTTGAACACCACCGGCACAAATGCTCAGGGggtattcaatgctttattgctttcaGTAATGGTAATATAAAGTCATAATAGTAATGGTAATATTGATAGCAGTcaccgcccatagcggtgctgcaacaacatgaAAATC comes from Dermacentor andersoni chromosome 9, qqDerAnde1_hic_scaffold, whole genome shotgun sequence and encodes:
- the LOC140213231 gene encoding uncharacterized protein, with protein sequence MFARATVCNLFLIAKVWYVLQFLSMTRVNVQKIHRVFAVFIWGSTWERVSRTNLFRPVRDGGLGLSHLFLRQIVSRFVFLRDQSDSFLRSMIQIRLKSVLPEFIVSSAQPVHYRLKGYLREVVDSLRILKARFSLQYLSTVTRKKLYKDLVEVMMPVPLYRMKYYGGPGQDVLKRVKRMPVRASVKSFFFKLHTSTLPVKTWIADKGIFVPWTTNCALCNKPETIEHAFIECWDAIFYWDVLQRTLKKELPITAQGIRFLPVDSHQGFPYDMIMLLGLHSLWKTRMAVTHADVNARSARENFVESIIFIREIYRVQADPPDWLGILDELVNFKKF